The Saccharolobus shibatae B12 genomic interval AGTGCAATGGATGTTGTAGTTAAATTGAGACAAATGTATGATATGTATGCAAATATTAGACCAGCTAAGTCACTGCCAAATGTTCAGTCAAAATATTCTAATGTTGATTTACTAATTGTAAGAGAAAATACAGAAGATTTGTATAAAGGGTTTGAATTTGTTCTGTCTAGTGGAGTAGCAATAGCTATTAAAGTAACCACTGAGTTTGCCTCTAAAAGAATAGTTAATGTAGCATTAAATTACGCTTTAATGAGACGTCATAAAGTTACGTGTGTTCATAAGGCTAACGTTATGAGAATTACGGATGGGCTTTTCGCAAGCGTCTGTAGGGAAGTCTTGAAAGGCAAGGTGAATTTTGATGAGATGTATGTTGATGCAGCTGCCGCCAATTTAGTGCGAGATCCAACTCGGTTTGACGTAATAGTGACTAGTAACGTTTATGGCGATATTCTAAGTGACGAGGCTAGTCAGATAGCTGGAAGTTTGGGTCTAGCTCCATCTGCAAATATTGGAGATAGGAAATCTATGTTTGAACCAGTACATGGCGCAGCTTTTGATATTGCAGGAAAAGGGATAGCTAATCCTACCGCATTTCTATTATCTGTCTCCATGATGCTTAGTAGAATGTATGATGTATCTAAGGAGAATAAATATATATTGGCATCAAAATCGCTAGAGGACGCAATTATAGAGACCTATAAAAGTGGGAATAAGCTAACGGAGGATGTTGGCGGTAATGCTAAGTTAAAGGATATGGTGGACGAAATATATAAGTATATATGATATATGTGTAATGTAAGGTTGATTGGGTACGAAGTTTAATTTTTATAAACTTGTCAAGTTTAATAGGGTATGGTGAGTTGAATTATCCACCGTTATTAAGCCTCTTACTGGTAATTATGATCCTAAGAAGATCGAAGACGAAATAATTTCATTTTGGGAAGAGAATAAAATTTACAATAAATTAAAAGATATTGTAAATAAAAGAAGGGAAAAGTTTCTGTTTATAGATGGTCCTCCATATCCTTCAAGCCCTACTCCTCATATAGGGACCATTTGGAATAAGGTAATAAAGGACTGTATATTGCGCTATGAAAGATTACTAGGTAAAAAGGTTCATGACCAACCAGGATATGATACACATGGATTACCTATAGAAGTTGCAACTGAAAGGCTACTTGGAATATCAAATAAGCAAGAGATTATAGATAAAATTGGAGTAGAGAATTTCATTAATAAATGCAAAGAGTTTGCGTTATCCAATGCGACTAAAATGACACAAAACTTTAAGGACGTTGGAGTCTTTATGGATTGGGAAAAGCCTTACTATACATTAGACCCTTCTTATATAAGCTCTTCATGGAGCGTAATTAAGAAAGCTTATGAAAAAGGGATGTTAGATAAGGGTACCGCAGTATTACATTGGTGTCCTAGATGTGAAACAACTCTATCAGATTATGAAGTGTCGGAGTATAGGGATTTAGAGGATCCTTCGATCTATGTTAAGTTTAAGATTAAAGGAGAGAAAAATAGATACCTATTAATATGGACTACTACACCATGGACTATACCATCTAATGTTTTTGTAATGATAAATAAAGACTATGATTATGCTGATGTAGAGGTTAATGGTGAGGTACTAGTACTTGCAAAAGATCGTATACAGGCTGTTATGAAAGAGGCAAGTATAACTAATTATAAGGTACTCAGAACCTACAAAGGCAGTGAGTTAATAGGAGTAAAATACGAGCATCCCCTAAGAGATTTTGTTAGCGCACAAACTAAATTAGATGATTTTCATCAAGTTGCAGATGCTGGTAATGTAGTTACATTAACCGATGGTACTGGCCTCGTACATGCTGCCACTGGACATGGTGAAGAAGACTTCTTGATAGGTCAAAAATATGGCTTTCCAGTAGTAATGTTCGTTAATGATAGGGGAGAATTTACTGAAGAAGGTGGGAAATATAAAGGATTGAAAGTTAGAGACGCATCTAAGGTGATAATTAACGATCTGAAGTCGAAAAACGCTTTATTCTTCGAAGGGAAAATAGTTCACCGTTATCCAGTATGTTGGAGATGTAAGACTCCATTAGTACTTAGGGCTATTGATCAGTGGTTCATAAGAGTTACGAAAATAAAAGATGAAATGCTTAAGGAGATAGAGAATGTAAACTGGATTCCGGATTGGGGTAAATCCAGAATATCTAACATGGTTAAGGAGCTTAGAGATTGGGTTATAAGTAGGCAAAGGTTTTGGGGAACTCCTCTTCCTATATGGATTTGTGAAAAGTGCAATAATGTGATAGTAGTTGGAAGTAGAGAAGAATTAGAGAGTATAGCAATAGATTCAGTTCCTAACGATTTACATAGACCGTGGATAGATAGTGTAAGGGTAAAATGTAATAAGTGCGGTGGAGTTGCTAAGAGAATCGCTGATGTGGCAGACGTTTGGTTCGATAGTGGTGTGGCTTTCTTTGCTAGTTTAGGTAAAGATTGGCAAGAGAAGTGGAAGGAGTTAGGTCCAGTAGATCTAGTTCTAGAAGGTCATGATCAGTTAAGGGGTTGGTTCTTTAGTTTGCTTAGATCTGGGTTAATATTGCTAGATAAAGCCCCCTATGTTTCTGTATTAGTTCATGGATTTATGCTAGACGAACAAGGTAGAGAAATGCATAAGAGTCTAGGCAATTATGTCGAACCTTCTGTAGTAATTCAAAGGTATGGAAGGGATATATTACGTTTATGGCTTCTCAGAAACACTACATGGGAGGATGCGAGATTTTCATGGAGAGCGTTAGAGCTAACTAAAAGAGATTTGCAAATAATTTGGAACACGTACGTCTTTGCATCAATGTATATGAATTTGGATAATTTTGAACCCGTTAAGTATACTCTTAACGATATTATAAAATATACTAAGATAGAAGATTTATGGATACTATCGAGATTTAACTCAATGTTAAAGAAGGTAAATGAGTCAATGAAGAATTATAAGGTTCATGAAATGGCTAATTACTTGATAAACTTTCTAGTTGAGGATGTAAGCAGGTTTTACATAAGGTTAATAAGAAAAAGAGCGTGGATTGAAGCTAACACTCAAGATAAGATAGCAATGTATTATATTCTCTATTTCGTATTAAAACAATGGATTATATTAGCATCTACTATAATTCCGTTTATTTCAGAGAAAATTTATAAATCCTTTGTAGTTAATCCTAAGGAATCAGTATCAATGGAGTCTAGTATTAATTACGATGAGAGATTTATCGATAATGAATTAGAAAGAGCTTTTGAGGTTGCCAGGGAAATAAACGAGGCGTCGTTAAACGCTAGAGCTAAGGCTGGAATAAAATTAAGATGGCCATTGGCTAAGGTTTATATTTTCGTAGAAGATGAGGATACGTTGG includes:
- a CDS encoding isocitrate/isopropylmalate family dehydrogenase; this translates as MTFQVAVIPGDGIGPELYEGSKRIIAKLIEKYNLDINLIKVEAGDTALNKYGEALPKQTLSVIEKADMILKGPVGESAMDVVVKLRQMYDMYANIRPAKSLPNVQSKYSNVDLLIVRENTEDLYKGFEFVLSSGVAIAIKVTTEFASKRIVNVALNYALMRRHKVTCVHKANVMRITDGLFASVCREVLKGKVNFDEMYVDAAAANLVRDPTRFDVIVTSNVYGDILSDEASQIAGSLGLAPSANIGDRKSMFEPVHGAAFDIAGKGIANPTAFLLSVSMMLSRMYDVSKENKYILASKSLEDAIIETYKSGNKLTEDVGGNAKLKDMVDEIYKYI
- the ileS gene encoding isoleucine--tRNA ligase is translated as MKPLTGNYDPKKIEDEIISFWEENKIYNKLKDIVNKRREKFLFIDGPPYPSSPTPHIGTIWNKVIKDCILRYERLLGKKVHDQPGYDTHGLPIEVATERLLGISNKQEIIDKIGVENFINKCKEFALSNATKMTQNFKDVGVFMDWEKPYYTLDPSYISSSWSVIKKAYEKGMLDKGTAVLHWCPRCETTLSDYEVSEYRDLEDPSIYVKFKIKGEKNRYLLIWTTTPWTIPSNVFVMINKDYDYADVEVNGEVLVLAKDRIQAVMKEASITNYKVLRTYKGSELIGVKYEHPLRDFVSAQTKLDDFHQVADAGNVVTLTDGTGLVHAATGHGEEDFLIGQKYGFPVVMFVNDRGEFTEEGGKYKGLKVRDASKVIINDLKSKNALFFEGKIVHRYPVCWRCKTPLVLRAIDQWFIRVTKIKDEMLKEIENVNWIPDWGKSRISNMVKELRDWVISRQRFWGTPLPIWICEKCNNVIVVGSREELESIAIDSVPNDLHRPWIDSVRVKCNKCGGVAKRIADVADVWFDSGVAFFASLGKDWQEKWKELGPVDLVLEGHDQLRGWFFSLLRSGLILLDKAPYVSVLVHGFMLDEQGREMHKSLGNYVEPSVVIQRYGRDILRLWLLRNTTWEDARFSWRALELTKRDLQIIWNTYVFASMYMNLDNFEPVKYTLNDIIKYTKIEDLWILSRFNSMLKKVNESMKNYKVHEMANYLINFLVEDVSRFYIRLIRKRAWIEANTQDKIAMYYILYFVLKQWIILASTIIPFISEKIYKSFVVNPKESVSMESSINYDERFIDNELERAFEVAREINEASLNARAKAGIKLRWPLAKVYIFVEDEDTLAKVNRIKDVLLSLLNAKDIEISKIEGFKSFSKYKVEPNRSIIGKEYKSMSPKILDYIRNNSDIIAIDILNKKQHVARIDNVDVILDTSHVIISEETIEGYVSSKFAQGIVVISKEISESEEEEGLVRDIIRRIQFMRKQLKLNVVDYIEISIKAPEERVKTIQKWEEFIKSETRGNKVILGDPKGDIIMDWDIEGESYIIGIKKST